The window TTATCTATTAAATCCTTAATCTCTTTTTTTTTAGCTTTTACTTTTACCTCATCTTTTGCCGAATTCTCTTTGTGTGTCTTCTTATAACTTAAATTTGCTTCTTCTAATAATTTAGTATAAGAAGTATTTGAAGAATAGAAAACATCATACTCCTCTTTTAAGTATCTCTTTAGCTCCTCCATTGTTATTGTCTTCTTTTCTTGTATCCAATTAATCATATCTTCTCGTTCACGCGGCTTTAAATACCCTGGCGAGCCTTTATACGCTAACTTTAATCCTTCCACCCCTGACGCTAAATAAATGGCTTTCCATTTATCCACAAATTGCACACTGACACAGCACGCTAAAGCCACTTCCGCACGCACAAAACCAAGCAAAGACATTCTTACTGCCATCGCTCGCTTCACTTCTCTCGCCTCACCTGTTGACATTAACTCTTCTAAATCTTCATATCTTTTGTTCATTATTCTCTCCTATTTGAAAAGTATTATTATACGACTCTGAAAAAATTGGTATATAAGCTGCGCCCATGCAGCACTGGCTTGATCTTGAATAATCACGGAACCATTTTGTAAAATCGGTTGTAATAGTTGATTTAAGGTGGCAAATAATCCCGTTTTTTCACGGTCAAATAAAGTGATGAATTGTTGATCACGAAGAGAATGGGTTAATAATAAGCGGGTATGAATTTGATCCTCTTCAATATCACTAATAAATCCTAATTGGCTGTCTGTTAATTTTAGTAATTCTGTTAATAATAAATGATAAGTGCTAAGTAAATCATTTTTACTCATAAAATGATTTAAACCACGGCGTAATAAATCGAGTAATTGTTTTTGTTTCTCTAATATTTTTTGTGCGGATTTATAAGGTGTAATGTCAGTAAAAGTAGTGACCACCGCGGTGGGTAAATGGCTGGGATCGTCGGTGAAAATGGGTTGAGAATTAATGGCTATCCAAGTGACATCTTGTTGTGGTGTTTTATACACGCCCATAATGACGTTTTTAAACGGCAATCCTGTTTGTAATGTCACCATCGCAGGGTGTTCGTAGCCGGGAAATGACATACCATTTTCCCGCACCGACTGCCACGCAGGGTCTAAAGAACTACGCCCTGCCATTTGGGCTTCAGTCAAGCCTAAAATGGATTCAGCGGCTTGATTACACGTTAAAATTTCCCCCGTCCTATTTTGCAATACCACACCCTCACTCATAGAGGCAATCACCGAGCGGTAGCGGGCTTCGCTATTGCGCAAGGCTTCGACCGCTTGACGATAAGCCGTTAAGTCTTCGCGCACCGCTAAAAAATGGCTAATCTCTTGATTTTCATCACGAATCGGAGAAATAGTGGTGTATTCATAATATAATTCACCTGACTTATGGCGATTGGTAAATTCCCCTTGCCATACATCGCCTCTTAAAATTGTACTCCATAAATCACGGTAAAAATCAATCCCCATTAATCCTGATTTTAATAAACGTGGTGTGCGATTTAAAACCTCTTCGGGTAAATAACCTGAAATTTTGGTAAAAGCAGGATTAACATATTGAATAATGCCTTTGCGATCCGTAATTAAAATGCTATTAGAACTTTGCTCAACCGCAGTGGATAATTTACGCAATAATAATTCAGTTTGTTTGCGCTCAGAAATGTCTAAAGCCGTACCAATGACGCAATAAGGTTTATCATCATAAGTGCGTAATAACTTACCAGAAGATTGCAATGTTTTTACTTTGCCATCTTTGATTTTAACGCGAAATTCTAAGTTTTCAAAATGGGGAATTTTTTCTTGATTACTTGTGTCTAATAAAGCCAGTAAATGATATTTAACATATTGTTGATCGTCAGCAATAATAGCTTGATAAAATTCATCTAAATGCGTTTGTATAGGTTTGCAAGGATAACCCAATTGCATAGAGAATTCTTCAGACCAAAACATGTCATCATTTTGCGGATGCCATTCCCAATAACCCAATTGGGCTAATTGTTGGGCCTCGGCGATGCGCATTTCATTGTGGGCTAAACGGGCTTCAGCGGCGCGTTTTTCGGTAATATCTGTCACCATACCCACCACAAACAATACGCCACCGTCCACATCTCGCACGCCCGCAATGGACAAACTCGCCCAAATTTCTCGCCCTAAACGATGTTGATAACGTTCTATGGTTTGGTAATGATTTCTACTGTATTTTAATAATTGTTCAAATAAACGATTTGAAGAAGTTTCTATTTGTTCTTCGGGATGCAATAATTCATAATAATTTTTTCCTACTAATTCGCAGTGAGAATAGCCTAAAATTTTCTCTAATGTAGGATTAATATAAACCAATTCTCCTGTGATATTGGCTTGTAAAATGCCGATGGGCGCATAGTCGAATAAAGCCCGAAAACGCGCTTCACTGGCATGCAAGCGCACGACCGCATCAGCAAATGCGGCTAAAGCATCTAAATCATCGGGAATATCTGTCAGAATGCTGTGCAAAGCGTCGCGGGTGACGGCTAAAACATGTTTTTGCTTTTCTAAAAGGGCAAATTGATGGGTTAATTCGTGTTGTAATTGATGCTGACGTTGTCGAAATCGCCATATCCCTATGATGCCGCCAATGGTGGTCAGTGTCAAAACCGCAATAACGATGGAATCGATCATGAGCTAATGTGCTATATATGAATGAGAAATTAAATGTATCAAGGCGTTGCTTTATTTGTTATACCGCTACTTTATCAAGTCAACACATTATTTTATTAAATTCTCTTTGGTTTTGCACCCGATTTAGCAACATTTTATGAGAAATACAATAATATTCTTAACCTTTTATTTAAGTTGGTTTATAAAATACAAAAAAATGCCTGAGTCAGAATATTTCCTATGTTGATAAATTCTGCTCAGGCGATTCATTTATGGATAAGGGTTAATTAGCTGATAAATTGCAGTGCAATATCCGTGTTAATTAATAATTCTGCACCACTGGCCGCATAGCGGTAATAAGGCACTCCATCTTGTTCCGTCAATCCTATATTATTCCAACCCTGATTGGTGGAATTAACTAAGCTGGATGAATTGCCATCAATACGCAAATTACCTGTGTCAGAAATAGCTAATACATCGCTTAATCCAAGCACCAATTGATGTCCATTGCCTTGTGTTAAGTCAAGACGATCAATTCCTGTTAATGTGATGGCTTGATCGGT of the Thioflexithrix psekupsensis genome contains:
- a CDS encoding PAS domain S-box protein, producing the protein MIDSIVIAVLTLTTIGGIIGIWRFRQRQHQLQHELTHQFALLEKQKHVLAVTRDALHSILTDIPDDLDALAAFADAVVRLHASEARFRALFDYAPIGILQANITGELVYINPTLEKILGYSHCELVGKNYYELLHPEEQIETSSNRLFEQLLKYSRNHYQTIERYQHRLGREIWASLSIAGVRDVDGGVLFVVGMVTDITEKRAAEARLAHNEMRIAEAQQLAQLGYWEWHPQNDDMFWSEEFSMQLGYPCKPIQTHLDEFYQAIIADDQQYVKYHLLALLDTSNQEKIPHFENLEFRVKIKDGKVKTLQSSGKLLRTYDDKPYCVIGTALDISERKQTELLLRKLSTAVEQSSNSILITDRKGIIQYVNPAFTKISGYLPEEVLNRTPRLLKSGLMGIDFYRDLWSTILRGDVWQGEFTNRHKSGELYYEYTTISPIRDENQEISHFLAVREDLTAYRQAVEALRNSEARYRSVIASMSEGVVLQNRTGEILTCNQAAESILGLTEAQMAGRSSLDPAWQSVRENGMSFPGYEHPAMVTLQTGLPFKNVIMGVYKTPQQDVTWIAINSQPIFTDDPSHLPTAVVTTFTDITPYKSAQKILEKQKQLLDLLRRGLNHFMSKNDLLSTYHLLLTELLKLTDSQLGFISDIEEDQIHTRLLLTHSLRDQQFITLFDREKTGLFATLNQLLQPILQNGSVIIQDQASAAWAQLIYQFFQSRIIILFK